A DNA window from Haladaptatus cibarius D43 contains the following coding sequences:
- a CDS encoding LUD domain-containing protein, with the protein MTDKADSIRNLLATEGRSVETNTRTFNDGRYESTAELEQYEELKSRARSIKEDAIERLPELVETVRKSVEANGGTVYLADDAEDANRYIAEVADDADAELLVKSKTMTGEEIEVNDHLAESGIDVYETDLGEFVLQVADEAPSHLVAPAIHRSREDIARLFNGHFDPDEPLETAEGLTAFASNYLGEKISTADVGLTGANFVAAETGTLALVTSEGNARKTASAPDTHIAIAGVEKLVPTISDLQPFVELIGRSATGQDITSYVSFLTPPVETVTDSDADRDFHLVLLDNGRMAMRDDDVLRETLYCVRCGACANSCANFQHVGGHAFGGETYTGGIATGWEAGVYGLDSAGEFNDLCTGCSRCVNACPVEIDIPWINTAIRDRINRDGSDNLDSVYHGLLPDDETASLDGGKQLFGNFSTLAKFGSRFAPVSNWVAGSTATRQFLSWAFGIDPRRELPEFQRETLVEWFADREPLHVDAETETNAESVEREAILYPDPYTNYILVERGKVAVRVLESLGVSVRIPSLPPTGRAPLSQGMVETARSNARALSDELAPHLDSNRDVVVIEPSDLAMFRRDYENLLSASDFDRLGENSYELFEYIYGLLENGANPDALSASASESDAEAGAKEQVTYHAHCQARTLGLEPYTVAVLSRFGYEVETTDVECCGMAGSFGYKSDYYDLSITVGESAVEAVTHDCVVASGASCVEQFDALSKLSVNHPVQLLTCGIE; encoded by the coding sequence ATGACGGACAAAGCCGACAGCATCCGAAATCTACTAGCGACCGAGGGACGGAGCGTCGAAACAAATACGCGAACGTTCAACGACGGACGATACGAGTCAACCGCGGAACTCGAACAGTACGAGGAACTGAAGTCCCGAGCCAGAAGCATCAAGGAAGATGCAATCGAGCGCCTGCCGGAATTGGTCGAAACCGTGCGGAAATCGGTCGAAGCCAACGGCGGAACCGTCTATCTCGCGGACGATGCGGAGGATGCGAATCGGTACATTGCGGAAGTCGCAGATGACGCCGACGCCGAACTGCTCGTCAAGAGCAAGACGATGACGGGGGAGGAAATCGAGGTCAACGACCATCTCGCGGAATCGGGAATCGACGTGTACGAAACCGACCTCGGGGAGTTCGTCTTGCAGGTAGCCGACGAAGCACCGTCGCATCTCGTCGCGCCCGCTATTCACCGTTCCCGCGAGGACATCGCGCGACTGTTCAACGGCCATTTCGACCCGGACGAACCGCTCGAAACCGCGGAAGGCCTCACGGCGTTCGCCAGCAACTACCTCGGCGAGAAAATCAGCACTGCTGACGTTGGCCTCACTGGTGCGAACTTCGTCGCCGCGGAAACCGGAACGCTTGCGCTCGTCACCAGCGAGGGAAACGCCAGAAAGACGGCAAGCGCGCCGGATACGCACATCGCAATAGCAGGCGTCGAAAAGTTGGTACCCACCATCAGCGACTTACAACCCTTCGTGGAACTCATCGGGCGCTCCGCGACCGGACAGGACATCACCTCCTACGTGTCGTTTTTGACGCCGCCGGTCGAAACGGTGACCGATTCGGACGCTGACCGCGATTTCCATCTCGTCCTGTTGGACAACGGTCGGATGGCCATGCGTGACGACGATGTCCTCCGCGAGACGCTGTACTGCGTGCGCTGTGGTGCCTGTGCAAACTCTTGTGCGAACTTCCAGCACGTCGGCGGCCACGCCTTCGGCGGCGAAACGTACACCGGCGGAATCGCAACCGGATGGGAGGCAGGGGTTTACGGCCTCGACAGCGCGGGCGAGTTCAACGACCTCTGCACCGGCTGTTCTCGCTGTGTGAACGCCTGTCCGGTCGAAATAGATATTCCGTGGATAAACACTGCCATCCGCGACCGAATCAACCGCGATGGTAGTGACAATCTCGATTCGGTGTACCACGGACTCCTGCCGGACGACGAAACCGCCTCTCTCGACGGGGGAAAGCAACTGTTCGGCAACTTCTCGACGCTCGCCAAATTCGGGAGTCGTTTCGCTCCGGTTTCGAACTGGGTCGCCGGTTCGACGGCGACTCGACAATTTCTGTCGTGGGCGTTCGGCATCGACCCACGACGGGAACTGCCGGAGTTTCAACGCGAGACGCTGGTTGAGTGGTTCGCGGACCGCGAACCACTCCACGTGGATGCGGAAACAGAGACGAACGCGGAATCGGTGGAGCGCGAAGCGATTCTGTATCCCGACCCCTACACGAACTACATTCTCGTTGAGCGGGGCAAAGTCGCCGTGCGAGTCCTCGAATCGCTCGGGGTTTCGGTACGGATTCCATCTTTGCCGCCGACCGGTCGCGCGCCGCTCTCGCAAGGCATGGTCGAAACGGCGCGAAGCAACGCTCGGGCACTTTCGGACGAACTTGCGCCGCATCTCGATTCGAATCGGGACGTGGTCGTCATCGAACCGAGCGACCTCGCCATGTTCCGACGGGATTACGAGAATCTGCTGTCCGCGTCCGATTTCGACCGTCTCGGCGAGAACAGCTACGAACTGTTCGAGTATATTTACGGATTGCTGGAAAACGGTGCCAATCCGGACGCGCTTTCGGCCTCGGCCTCGGAGTCCGATGCCGAAGCCGGAGCCAAAGAGCAAGTCACCTACCACGCCCACTGTCAAGCGCGAACGCTCGGCCTCGAACCGTACACCGTCGCCGTCCTCTCCCGATTCGGCTACGAGGTCGAGACGACCGACGTGGAGTGTTGTGGCATGGCCGGAAGTTTTGGCTACAAATCCGACTACTACGACCTCAGCATCACAGTCGGTGAATCTGCTGTCGAAGCTGTGACACACGACTGCGTCGTCGCAAGTGGCGCATCGTGCGTCGAACAGTTCGATGCGCTATCAAAACTATCGGTGAACCATCCAGTCCAGTTACTGACTTGCGGTATTGAATAA
- a CDS encoding DUF7521 family protein, whose translation MQVIEITYIVLSAVLAATGLTMVGLAMRAYLQTNRRSMLVLCIGFSILVAAAIATTFSAFLYDFENSRVLLTVNYGVSTIGYLFVIYSVTGSD comes from the coding sequence ATGCAAGTTATCGAAATCACCTATATCGTACTCAGTGCCGTTCTCGCGGCGACCGGTCTTACCATGGTGGGACTGGCGATGCGGGCGTATTTACAGACCAATCGTCGGTCGATGCTCGTCCTCTGCATCGGCTTTTCGATTCTCGTCGCGGCCGCAATCGCAACCACGTTCAGCGCGTTTCTGTACGATTTCGAAAACAGTCGCGTGCTGCTGACCGTGAACTACGGCGTTTCGACGATTGGATACCTGTTCGTCATCTACAGCGTGACAGGGTCGGACTGA
- a CDS encoding HpcH/HpaI aldolase family protein translates to MSELRQAVRAGDPVVGTWVTIGHPAVAEMSAELGFDFVVIDAEHSSMSLETVENLVRAVDAASGETQPVVRLPDDDPTRIKRVLDTGVSGVIVPMIQTAEQARAVVKATRYPPEGVRGVAGSRAAKYGLEMGDYFERANDDLLVMVQIESAKGVGHAGSIAAVDGIDALFVGPADLSASLGRFGETDSLDTEISAVLDAVGESDTAVGTIALDPTDVERWAETGFDFQVVGIDADYLLDGATRAKREYEQLIR, encoded by the coding sequence ATGAGTGAACTCAGGCAGGCAGTGCGGGCGGGCGACCCCGTCGTCGGGACGTGGGTGACAATCGGCCATCCGGCGGTCGCAGAAATGAGCGCCGAACTCGGATTCGATTTCGTCGTCATCGACGCGGAACACTCGTCTATGTCGCTCGAAACCGTCGAAAACCTCGTTCGAGCGGTAGACGCGGCGAGCGGTGAAACGCAACCTGTCGTCCGCCTACCGGACGACGACCCGACCCGAATCAAGCGCGTCCTCGACACCGGCGTTTCCGGTGTTATCGTGCCGATGATCCAAACGGCGGAACAGGCCCGCGCAGTGGTCAAAGCGACGCGCTATCCGCCGGAAGGGGTTCGAGGCGTTGCCGGGTCACGAGCCGCGAAGTACGGACTCGAAATGGGTGACTACTTCGAACGCGCGAACGACGACCTCCTCGTGATGGTGCAGATAGAATCCGCAAAGGGCGTCGGACACGCCGGTTCGATTGCGGCGGTGGACGGCATCGATGCGCTGTTCGTCGGCCCGGCAGACCTTTCGGCATCCCTCGGTCGGTTCGGCGAAACGGACTCCCTCGACACCGAGATTTCCGCTGTTTTGGACGCCGTCGGCGAATCCGACACCGCGGTCGGAACCATCGCCCTTGACCCCACCGACGTCGAGCGATGGGCCGAAACCGGGTTCGACTTTCAGGTCGTCGGTATCGACGCCGATTATCTTCTGGATGGGGCAACGCGCGCGAAGCGGGAGTACGAGCAACTGATTCGATGA
- a CDS encoding LUD domain-containing protein has translation MSADTVSTFRDSLRELDVGFTRTTTAEFGRALSDAVVEPALGTELPFDGISLPDSIPRFGARDSTVDALENAKTGVTHASLAIADYGTVVIQPTSAGEERVSLHPNHHVAVVAESDVVPGMTGAFDRLEAIAESGGSAIFATGASATADMGALVHGVHGPKNVHVILLSDR, from the coding sequence ATGTCTGCCGACACCGTCTCGACTTTTCGAGACTCCCTGCGGGAACTCGATGTCGGATTTACCCGAACGACGACGGCCGAGTTCGGCCGGGCACTCTCGGACGCCGTCGTCGAACCTGCACTGGGGACGGAACTGCCGTTCGACGGCATTTCGCTCCCCGATTCAATTCCTCGATTCGGCGCACGCGATTCGACTGTTGACGCCCTCGAAAACGCGAAAACAGGCGTCACGCACGCCAGCCTCGCAATCGCAGATTACGGAACCGTCGTGATTCAGCCGACTTCGGCAGGCGAGGAGCGAGTTAGCCTTCATCCCAACCACCACGTCGCCGTCGTCGCCGAGAGTGACGTGGTTCCCGGTATGACCGGTGCGTTCGACCGGCTAGAAGCGATTGCAGAATCCGGTGGAAGCGCAATCTTCGCAACCGGAGCGAGCGCAACCGCCGATATGGGGGCGCTCGTTCACGGCGTCCACGGGCCGAAAAACGTCCACGTTATCCTGCTTTCCGACCGATGA
- a CDS encoding FAD-binding and (Fe-S)-binding domain-containing protein, with protein sequence MATRDENPDFETHRESLGHDPADERPELASDLRSAVDGDVRFDEYTQILYATDGSIYQARPVGVVFPTCIEDVQAAVRIAAEFDTPILPRGAGSSLAGQSVGPGCVVLDFSRDMDEILDVDPDSKRATVEPGVVQDDLDDHLHRWGLKFAPDPASSNRATIGGGIGNNSTGAHSVRYGITNAYTAELEVVLADGSLIHTREIEVGGAEWDEIVGKDDKEAELYRTVRKLVSENEDEIESRYPTLKRSVSGYNLHKVVSERDGETYINLSALFVGAEGTLGVVVRAALDLVTRPEQTALALYCYDDLVSALSAVPDALDFDVSAVELMDDEVFRLARESTEFAEYAEPIPETAEAGLMLEFDSELHSDFEEAIAETNAHFVHAGDAFDVLEAYSDDDQARLWKLRKAAIPLLMSMDGDPKPYPFIEDASVPPEELAEYVREFMAILEDHGTTAAYFAHAGSGTLHIRPILNLKDEDGIETMHSIAEDVTSLVLTHNGAFSGEHGDGLARTEFNPKLYGPQLWTAFKELKTAFDPEWRLNPGKVVFRKDEADMRKNLRYGPEYASIEPRTVQDFSDEGGFSHLVELCNGCGTCRQTGSETMCPSYRGMKDEMTTTRGRANLLRAAISGEIPTEELYTDRFQEEVLDLCLGCKGCARDCPTGVDLAKLKAEVKHASHRKQGASLRDKFFAEAERASALGSALAPVSNWATKLPGAGLLAQKALGIAAERDLPRFTRETFTDWFESRGPRISREIATERVLFVPDTFTNYSYPEPGKAAVRVLEAAGVHVRVPNNLAPSGRAAYSEGFLDKARERAETNVSALENRVEDGWSVVFVEPSDVVMFQDEYTDLVTESMVELVAANTFSVCEFLDKKRLDDGIRFREVDESLAYHGHCNQKAIRSDHHAVGVLRRAGYEVAPLDSGCCGMAGSFGYRAEQYDLSQAIGRILFEQVEASDAETVVAPGTSCRTQLEDIGTRPPHPIEKVAEALHRP encoded by the coding sequence ATGGCAACACGGGACGAAAATCCCGACTTCGAAACGCACCGAGAGTCGCTCGGCCACGACCCCGCAGACGAACGCCCCGAACTCGCGTCAGACCTCCGCTCTGCCGTCGATGGCGACGTTCGCTTCGACGAGTACACGCAGATACTCTACGCCACCGACGGGAGTATCTACCAAGCCCGACCTGTCGGCGTCGTCTTTCCAACCTGCATCGAGGACGTACAGGCCGCAGTTCGAATCGCCGCGGAGTTCGACACGCCGATTCTCCCGCGCGGTGCCGGGTCGTCGCTCGCGGGACAGTCGGTCGGCCCGGGGTGTGTCGTTCTCGACTTTTCGCGCGACATGGACGAAATCCTCGACGTTGACCCGGATTCGAAACGGGCCACCGTCGAACCCGGCGTCGTGCAAGACGATTTGGACGACCACCTCCACCGATGGGGACTGAAGTTCGCACCCGACCCCGCGTCCTCGAACCGGGCGACAATCGGCGGCGGTATCGGCAACAACTCGACCGGGGCGCACTCCGTTCGATACGGCATCACCAACGCCTACACCGCGGAGCTGGAGGTGGTACTGGCTGACGGGTCGCTGATTCACACGCGCGAAATCGAGGTCGGTGGCGCGGAGTGGGACGAAATCGTCGGCAAAGACGACAAGGAAGCCGAACTGTACCGAACCGTCCGAAAGCTGGTTTCGGAAAACGAGGACGAAATCGAATCACGCTATCCGACGCTGAAACGCTCAGTCAGCGGATACAACCTCCACAAAGTCGTGTCCGAGCGCGACGGCGAGACGTACATCAACCTCTCTGCACTGTTCGTCGGAGCGGAAGGCACGCTTGGCGTCGTCGTCCGCGCGGCGCTGGATTTGGTGACGCGGCCCGAACAAACCGCGCTCGCGCTCTACTGCTACGACGACCTCGTTTCGGCGCTGTCGGCGGTTCCCGACGCGCTCGATTTCGACGTGAGCGCAGTCGAGTTGATGGACGACGAGGTGTTTCGACTGGCCCGCGAATCGACCGAATTTGCGGAGTACGCCGAACCGATTCCGGAAACGGCGGAAGCGGGATTGATGCTTGAGTTCGACTCCGAACTGCACTCGGATTTCGAGGAGGCCATCGCGGAGACGAACGCGCATTTCGTCCACGCCGGAGACGCCTTCGACGTGCTGGAAGCCTATTCGGACGACGACCAAGCGCGCCTCTGGAAACTCCGTAAAGCCGCGATTCCGCTCCTGATGAGCATGGACGGCGACCCGAAACCCTACCCCTTCATCGAAGACGCCTCGGTGCCGCCCGAAGAGTTGGCCGAGTACGTCCGCGAGTTCATGGCGATTCTAGAAGACCACGGCACCACGGCGGCTTACTTCGCCCACGCCGGAAGCGGAACGCTCCATATTCGACCGATTCTGAATCTGAAAGACGAGGACGGAATCGAGACGATGCACTCCATCGCGGAGGACGTGACGTCGCTCGTTCTCACCCACAACGGAGCGTTTTCGGGCGAGCACGGGGACGGACTCGCCCGAACCGAATTCAATCCGAAACTGTACGGGCCACAGCTTTGGACGGCGTTCAAGGAACTCAAAACCGCGTTCGACCCGGAGTGGCGGCTGAATCCGGGGAAAGTGGTGTTCCGCAAGGATGAGGCAGATATGCGCAAAAACCTCCGATACGGCCCCGAATACGCCTCCATCGAACCGAGAACGGTACAGGATTTCTCCGACGAAGGCGGCTTCTCGCATCTCGTGGAACTGTGTAACGGCTGTGGCACCTGCCGACAAACGGGAAGCGAAACGATGTGTCCGTCCTACCGTGGCATGAAGGACGAGATGACGACCACGCGCGGGCGGGCGAACCTCCTCCGGGCCGCCATCAGCGGCGAGATTCCGACCGAAGAGCTGTACACCGACCGATTTCAGGAAGAAGTGTTAGACCTCTGTTTAGGTTGTAAGGGCTGTGCCCGAGATTGTCCGACCGGAGTAGACCTCGCAAAGCTGAAAGCCGAGGTGAAACACGCCAGCCACCGGAAACAGGGTGCGAGTTTGCGGGACAAATTCTTCGCCGAGGCGGAGCGCGCGTCCGCCCTCGGAAGCGCGCTCGCGCCGGTTTCGAACTGGGCCACGAAACTACCGGGTGCCGGACTGCTCGCCCAAAAAGCGCTCGGAATCGCCGCGGAGCGCGACCTCCCGCGATTCACACGCGAGACGTTCACCGACTGGTTTGAATCGCGCGGGCCGCGAATCTCCCGCGAAATCGCCACCGAGCGAGTGCTGTTCGTTCCGGACACGTTCACCAACTACAGCTATCCGGAACCCGGAAAAGCCGCCGTTCGCGTGCTCGAAGCGGCGGGAGTTCACGTCCGAGTTCCAAATAATCTCGCACCAAGTGGTCGCGCCGCCTATTCGGAAGGCTTCCTCGATAAAGCGCGCGAACGGGCCGAAACGAACGTTTCGGCCCTCGAAAACCGCGTCGAAGACGGCTGGTCTGTGGTCTTCGTGGAACCCTCCGACGTGGTGATGTTTCAGGACGAGTACACCGATTTGGTGACCGAATCGATGGTCGAGTTGGTCGCGGCGAACACCTTCAGCGTCTGTGAATTTCTCGACAAAAAACGGCTGGACGACGGAATCCGGTTTCGGGAGGTTGACGAATCGCTCGCCTACCACGGCCACTGCAACCAGAAGGCGATTCGAAGCGACCATCACGCCGTCGGCGTGCTCCGCAGAGCAGGATACGAGGTTGCCCCCCTCGATTCGGGATGCTGTGGCATGGCGGGGAGTTTCGGCTACCGTGCCGAACAGTACGACCTCTCGCAGGCAATCGGGCGAATCCTGTTCGAACAGGTGGAAGCGAGCGACGCCGAAACCGTCGTCGCGCCCGGCACGTCCTGTCGAACCCAACTCGAAGACATCGGTACGCGTCCGCCGCATCCCATCGAAAAAGTCGCGGAGGCGCTGCATCGCCCGTAA